A window of the Labrus mixtus chromosome 8, fLabMix1.1, whole genome shotgun sequence genome harbors these coding sequences:
- the prg4a gene encoding proteoglycan 4a, producing MKLFLWLLLLGFGMTYTAATGPGSCVGRCGESFTRGQQCTCDFSCLQHNECCQDFEATCSTGQSCRGRCGEAFRRGQLCECDPECVHYNTCCHDYQGYCDTNVAYSHPRTVQALRSAVSEKRKSKRGKKSSNSESEEWYTARSHCSQYPGAPCSRTSGVIKPSTASSSGPTAPANPTIPLQHGMRNIPTFHGGAPESPASGSSLPSYNAQSQGSSTPVRPSASGADGGTLNVHLLIQPGEVAPSAPSQDYSDPAGPADPRPRPSTLQDVAQAFVQSLVKEDSEGPVTGVFADQNLCSDSPINGLTVLSNGTMLIFKGELFWSVNPVSRSVGRPQNILENLGVPSPIDTVFTRCNCRGNTYIIKGDQYWLLDENMVMEPGFPKPLASEFPGLTGSISAALAAPATRSRSETVFFFKKGNVMQRFTFPSGSTPSCGNRQSRFSLQAEVLLSKEIKIKSSLKGFPIPVTSALSIPSPRRSDPYQHYVFSGSLFFNIKISGNLPALAKPDPDSAFAPLPLSSPAAAPNTAAQNRNPPQPTNSIKVWLQCP from the exons ATGAAGCTGTTCCTGTGGCTTCTGTTGCTTGGCTTTGGTATGACCTACACGGCTGCTACTGGACCAG GCAGCTGTGTGGGTCGCTGTGGTGAGAGCTTTACCAGAGGCCAGCAGTGTACCTGTGACTTCAGCTGCCTCCAACATAATGAGTGCTGCCAGGACTTTGAGGCGACTTGCTCCACCG GTCAGTCCTGTAGGGGTCGCTGTGGTGAGGCATTCAGGCGCGgtcagctgtgtgagtgtgacccAGAGTGTGTCCACTACAACACCTGTTGTCATGACTACCAGGGATACTGTG ATACAAATGTGGCATATTCACACCCGAGGACCGTCCAGGCTCTGAGGTCTGCAGTTTCAG AGAAACGCAAatcaaagagaggaaagaaaagttCCAACAGTGAGAGTGAGGAATGGTACACAG CACGCAGTCACTGCTCACAGTACCCTGGGGCTCCATGTTCAAGGACATCAGGCGTCATCAAGCCATCCACTGCTAGCTCCTCTGGCCCGACCGCTCCCGCTAATCCAACCATTCCACTTCAACATG GTATGAGAAACATCCCTACCTTTCATGGTGGAGCTCCAGAATCACCAGCATCAGGCTCATCTCTGCCAAGCTACAACGCTCAGTCTCAGGGCAGTAGCACTCCTGTCCGTCCCTCTGCTTCAGGAGCTGATGGAGGTACACTGAACGTCCATCTGTTGATACAACCTGGGGAAGTGGCTCCATCTGCACCAAGTCAAG ATTACAGTGACCCTGCAGGCCCTGCAGACCCCAGACCCAGACCCAGCACCCTGCAGGACGTAGCGCAGGCCTTTGTTCAGTCTTTAGTGAAGGAAGACTCTGAGGGACCAGTGACAG gagTCTTTGCTGATCAGAACCTCTGCAGTGACTCTCCCATCAATGGACTGACGGTGCTGAGCAATGGGACCATGCTGATATTTAAAG gtgaGCTGTTCTGGTCAGTGAATCCTGTCAGTCGCTCAGTTGGTCGTCCACAGAATATCCTGGAAAATTTAGGCGTCCCGTCTCCCATCGATACCGTCTTCACACGCTGCAACTGCAGGGGAAACACCTACATCATCAAG GGAGACCAGTACTGGCTTCTGGATGAAAACATGGTGATGGAGCCGGGCTTCCCTAAACCTCTGGCCTCTGAGTTCCCAGGTCTGACAGGAAGCATCAGTGCTGCACTAGCAGCGCCTGCCACCAGGAGCAGATCTGAGACTGTGTTCTTCTTTAAGAAAG GTAACGTCATGCAGAGGTTTACCTTCCCATCAGGCAGCACTCCCTCCTGCGGCAACAGACAGAGTCGTTTCTCTCTCCAGGCTG AAGTTCTTCTTAGTAAAGAGATcaaaatcaaatcctctctgaagGGATTCCCCATCCCGGTCACTTCTGCTCTGTCTATACCCAGTCCTCGGAGAAGTGATCCATACCAGCACTACGTCTTCTCTGGAT CTCTTTTCTTCAACATCAAGATTTCTGGTAACCTGCCAGCTCTGGCTAAACCTGACCCAGACTCAGCCTTTGCACCTCTACCCCTTTCCAGCCCTGCTGCGGCACCCAACACGGCTGCTCAGAATAGAAATCCTCCCCAACCGACCAACTCCATCAAAGTTTGGCTGCAGTGCCCATAG